A region of Subdoligranulum variabile DNA encodes the following proteins:
- a CDS encoding M56 family metallopeptidase has translation MDELVLRFLLLSLWGGAATLGALAVSTVLRRLHTPSRLLCWLWLAVGLRFALPWGIPLTLPRPRNENLAQAADTVQALTEGPAPVVLPAVQAPAVTAAAVAPWYTRLTVWHLLAAVWAVGVLVLAVRAVAGYVRLRRTVALACKTEDGCYSGSCVPAPFTLGIFRPRIYLPAALTGAARQAVVLHERTHLRRHDPQTKPLYYAVVCLHWFNPLAWLAFRQLEREMESACDEAAVRGCDAAARNAYCESILQYALQGRMAPGSLAFGQGSVKKRIVHLLHYRRIGAGALLVCAAAVGLSVTACMMQPQVEEATPETAEPVPVEATAETPDTPETAVTFTANTAGLPNLNDPENSPRFLCPVEYTYISRFMDNIHRGDDLIADKGTPVYAAQDGVVTYADYQYSYGNCVVLDHGTGLDGNRWTTLYGHMDDYTVEEGQTVKAGELIGHVGNTGNSTGPHLHFELLCNGIPAQPRYFTAYQEVDTRTLTAKVVQEQEDRESQAWIEMLPSMQEELQKKQDELQALVDDLAAGTTDQEQDLAQQYRDQISVLEQQIQSVEAEIQWRQERIEMLQPQQEQAKESAQSAQSQLQQQIEAAQSAGNTTDPALQAGEEAARRNLEQAQSQLDSYLGTGSAQNG, from the coding sequence ATGGATGAACTGGTACTCCGCTTTTTGCTGCTCAGCCTGTGGGGCGGGGCGGCCACGCTGGGAGCACTGGCGGTCAGCACGGTGCTGCGCCGTCTGCACACCCCCAGCCGGCTGCTCTGCTGGCTGTGGCTGGCGGTGGGGCTGCGGTTTGCCCTGCCCTGGGGCATCCCGCTGACGCTGCCCCGGCCCCGGAACGAAAATCTGGCCCAGGCCGCCGACACGGTCCAGGCCCTGACCGAAGGCCCCGCCCCGGTGGTGCTGCCCGCGGTGCAGGCCCCGGCGGTGACGGCAGCGGCCGTGGCGCCCTGGTATACCCGGCTGACGGTCTGGCATCTGCTGGCCGCCGTCTGGGCGGTGGGGGTGCTGGTGCTGGCGGTGCGGGCGGTAGCCGGGTATGTCCGGCTGCGCCGCACGGTGGCCCTGGCTTGCAAAACGGAAGACGGCTGTTACAGCGGCAGCTGCGTGCCCGCGCCCTTTACGCTGGGCATCTTCCGGCCGCGCATCTACCTGCCCGCGGCCCTCACGGGGGCGGCCCGGCAGGCGGTGGTGCTCCACGAGCGCACCCATCTGCGCCGCCACGATCCCCAGACCAAGCCGCTCTACTATGCGGTGGTCTGTCTGCACTGGTTCAACCCCCTGGCCTGGCTGGCCTTCCGCCAGTTGGAGCGGGAGATGGAATCCGCCTGTGACGAGGCGGCCGTCCGCGGCTGCGATGCCGCCGCCCGCAACGCCTACTGCGAGAGCATCCTGCAGTACGCCCTGCAGGGCCGGATGGCGCCGGGATCCCTGGCCTTCGGGCAGGGCAGCGTCAAAAAACGTATCGTGCATCTTCTGCACTATCGCCGGATCGGTGCGGGAGCGCTGCTGGTCTGTGCGGCGGCGGTGGGGCTCAGCGTCACCGCCTGCATGATGCAGCCCCAGGTGGAGGAAGCCACCCCCGAGACGGCCGAACCGGTCCCGGTGGAAGCCACCGCCGAGACCCCGGACACCCCCGAAACGGCGGTGACCTTCACGGCCAACACGGCGGGGCTGCCCAACCTGAACGACCCCGAAAACAGCCCGCGGTTCCTCTGCCCGGTGGAGTATACGTATATCAGCCGGTTCATGGACAACATTCACCGGGGGGATGATCTGATCGCCGACAAGGGTACCCCGGTCTATGCGGCCCAGGACGGTGTGGTGACCTACGCCGATTACCAGTACAGTTATGGCAACTGCGTGGTCCTGGACCACGGCACCGGGCTGGACGGCAACCGCTGGACCACTTTGTACGGCCATATGGACGACTACACGGTGGAAGAGGGCCAGACGGTCAAAGCGGGGGAGCTCATCGGCCATGTGGGCAACACCGGCAACTCCACCGGCCCGCACCTGCATTTCGAACTGCTGTGCAACGGTATCCCGGCCCAGCCCCGGTATTTCACAGCCTACCAGGAGGTGGATACCCGGACACTTACGGCCAAAGTGGTACAGGAGCAGGAAGACCGGGAAAGCCAGGCATGGATTGAAATGCTACCGTCCATGCAGGAAGAGTTGCAGAAGAAACAGGACGAGCTACAGGCTTTGGTGGACGACCTGGCGGCCGGAACCACCGACCAGGAGCAGGACCTGGCGCAACAATACCGGGATCAGATCAGTGTGCTGGAACAACAGATTCAGTCCGTCGAGGCCGAAATTCAGTGGCGGCAGGAAAGAATCGAAATGTTGCAGCCCCAGCAGGAACAAGCCAAGGAGTCTGCCCAGTCCGCCCAGTCCCAGCTTCAGCAGCAGATCGAAGCCGCCCAGTCCGCCGGCAACACCACCGACCCGGCGCTGCAAGCCGGAGAGGAGGCTGCCCGCCGGAACCTGGAGCAGGCCCAGAGCCAGCTGGACAGCTATCTCGGCACGGGCTCCGCCCAAAACGGATGA
- a CDS encoding BlaI/MecI/CopY family transcriptional regulator, translating to MSVQEPLRLAEGEYRFACLVWDHEPLPSGELVKLAAEALGWKKSTTYTVLKKLCERGVLQNAGGTVTSRVAKQAVQCAESAAVVDKTFGGSLPRFVAAFLSAKPISDAEAAEIRALLDAAHDKEG from the coding sequence ATGTCTGTACAGGAACCGCTGCGTCTGGCGGAAGGGGAATACCGTTTTGCCTGCCTGGTGTGGGACCACGAGCCGCTGCCCAGCGGAGAACTGGTGAAGCTGGCGGCCGAGGCGCTGGGCTGGAAGAAGAGCACCACCTACACGGTGCTGAAAAAACTTTGCGAGCGGGGCGTGCTGCAGAATGCAGGGGGCACGGTGACCAGCCGGGTGGCCAAGCAGGCCGTCCAGTGTGCCGAGAGTGCCGCCGTGGTGGACAAGACCTTCGGGGGGAGTCTGCCGCGGTTTGTGGCGGCGTTTTTGAGCGCCAAGCCCATCAGCGATGCCGAAGCGGCCGAGATCCGTGCCCTGCTGGATGCCGCCCACGACAAGGAGGGGTGA